A window from Oenanthe melanoleuca isolate GR-GAL-2019-014 unplaced genomic scaffold, OMel1.0 S179, whole genome shotgun sequence encodes these proteins:
- the LOC130266737 gene encoding olfactory receptor 14J1-like: MSNSSSISHFLLLPLADTRQLQLLHFCLFLGISLAALLGNGLIISAVACGHHLHTPMFFFLLNLALTDLGSICTTVPKAMHNSLWDTRNISYSGCAAQLFFFLFFISAEVSLLTIMCYDRYVSICKPLHYGTLLDSRACAHMAAAAWASGFLNALLHTANTFSLPLCHGNALGQFFCEIPHILKLSCSKSYLRELGLLTVSACLAFGCFVFIVSSYVQIFRAVLRIPSEQGRHKAFSTCLPHLAVVSLFVSTGIFTYLKPPSISLPSLDLAVSVLYSVVPPALNPVIYSLRNQELKDGLRKIVMNSFQQQ; encoded by the coding sequence atgtccaacagcagctccatcagccacttcctcctgctgccattggcagacacgcggcagctgcagctcctgcacttctgcctcttcctgggcatctccctggctgccctcctgggcaacggcctcatcatcagcgctgtagcctgcggccaccacctgcacacccccatgttcttcttcctgctcaacctggccctcactgacctgggctccatctgcaccactgtgcccaaagccatgcacaattccctctgggacaccaggaacatctcctactcaggatgtgctgcacagctgtttttctttctgttcttcatctCAGCAGAAGTTtccctcctgaccatcatgtgctacgaccgctacgtgtccatctgcaaacccctgcactatgGGACCCTCCTGgacagcagagcttgtgcccacatggcagcagctgcctgggccagtggctttctcaatgctctgctgcacactgcaaatacattttccctgcccctgtgccatggcaatgccctgggccagttcttctgtgaaataccacacatcctcaagctctcctgctccaaatCCTACCTCAGGGAACTTGGACTTCTTACTGTTAGTGCGTGTTTAGCTTTTggctgttttgtgttcattgtttcctcctatgtgcagatcttcagggctgtgctgaggatcccctctgagcagggacggcacaaagccttttccacctgcctccctcacctggctgtggtctcaTTGTTTGTCAGCACTGGTATATTTACCTacctgaagcccccctccatctccttgccatccctggatctggcagtttcagttctgtactcagtggtgcctccagcacTGAATCCTGTCATttacagcctgaggaaccaggagctcaaggaTGGCCTGAGGAAAATCGTCATGAATTCTTTTCAGCAGCAATAA